Sequence from the Trachemys scripta elegans isolate TJP31775 chromosome 5, CAS_Tse_1.0, whole genome shotgun sequence genome:
GGCAAACTCAGTAGTTAACTTTCAAAGGAGAACaaggaggacctggggaattatagaccaggcagcctaacttcgatacctggaaagatactagaatAAATTAGTAAACAATCAAACTGTAAACACCTAGATTAGAacaggattataaggaatagccagcacgaatttgtcaagaacaaaccaacctaattttcttctttaacaGAGTTACTGGCCTGGTAAATAAGAGAGAAGCAGTTGATATGATACACCCTGATTTTAGTGTttggaaatgtggtctagatgaaattactttaAGTTGCATATTCGAcaggttgaaagaccatactgaaAGAGTAGTTACCaagggtttgctgtcaaactgggagggcgtatctagtagagttccacagggatcagtcctgggtccagtactatttgatattttcattaaatgacttaaacaatggagtggagaatatgctttaAAATCTGCAGATAacatcaagctgggagaggttgtcagggatggtcaaggtttacctggtcctgccttATTACAGGGGGCTTGACTTGATGActtgttgaggtcccttccagccctacttttctatgattctatggattaATCGATACCTGCAGCCACTTTAGCAGACTacagcagattttcaaaagaactcagcatcTAGCAGAAGCTCCTGTTATTGTCAAGCGGAAACTCAATATTTTTGAGAAATCAGGACACATGCTTCATTTAAGTACCTAAAGGTAAAAGGAATGCTTTaggaaatctggccccagttgtacAGCTAAGGTGAGGTTCTATGAATGCTGTGTCACAATGCCAAGGCTAACATCACCAAAGAAAGCATACTAACTCTTACCCAAGGCAAATATACTTTACTGATTGTACAGGACTTTCCTTGATATGGTATGTTGCAATATGACTCGTTAATTGGTACTTTCCTTACCCCAACCCAAGAAAGCACAAAAGGAAGATTGCATTGTAATTATCAGATTCTAATCACATCTACGTGATTACAAAACGGaagataaataattttaaaaagtcaaacatAATTCAATAGATTTAAAATCTAATAGGCAGCTACTCTCTTTACAAACCGATAACAGCGAGTGGGATTCTGAGAACGCAGAATTCAGGGATTGACAGTTACACTTGTCCTGGGTCCCAGACTGGCTATATTTACTCCTGGCACAGTACCAACACACACAGCTGGAGCAAGGGACAGCTTTAAGGTCTTATACTGTACAAGGCAAGTCACCATGGCTAGGAATTAATCATTTATATCGTTTCAAAACTggagtctcagctttcattggaATAAAGTATTTGTGTCTGATCCTGCCCAAGTCGCTGGGAGTCGAGAGTCCTCAGCACCTCCTAGGAAGCACTGAAGTAAAATGCGACTCTtacacttcacttcacttcacaaCTCCTTTTCCCATTTACATGGGGGAAGAAAGAGGTGCTCATGATTGTTTGCCACTCCATCTGGTCCTTGGCATGGGTTCATAGGTCTTGGAGTTCATCTTTTTCTCTTCAAACTTCTTTTGACAGAGTCTTTCCATCGTATCCTCGGGCTTTCACATCCTTTCTGGCAGTCCTCTTGCTCTCTTTGATGGTCTTTCTTTTCCCATTCGTACCATGTGTCCAGCCCACCTCAACAGTGCACTCTCCAGTCTATCACTCAGAGTCCCAAGTCCATCTTTCCCCTAATTTCTTCCATGCACACACTGCGTACCCTCCACTTGCCTGCCATTCTCTTCACTATATTATTTTCTACCACCTGTatcttcttttcttccatctAAAATGAGGCCCTTACTCTCACTCCATTATTTCATGAGAAATCAAACTCTAAAATGATGTGAGAAACACTGCCATAAATGGACTTTGCTTACAGATCAGTGTGAATACTTCCATCCCAAGCAAATGACTCCAAGaactggcctggagcagtgattAGAAAGGAAGTTTCTGTTAGGAATGCATGACCAAAAAATGAGACATTCCAATTGCATGgtaaattgtattattttaaaagtggtTTTATTGTTTGACTTTTAATTGGGCAAAAGAGTCTTAGGGATTTGGAGAAAGGCCCTAGCAGCAATAAATGGTTCAAATTAGTAAAAACTCTGAAAAATGGagataaaaatctgatttttagaagcactGCACTGATTAAATCCATTGCAGATTAAATCCATTTTAGCTAAACATAAGGTAATTTCAATTAGCAAAAATATTCTAAGATTCCCATATGCTGACATATCTTCTAAGGAGGATCTTCGAAGGAGTCACTGTGAATGCTTGAGATATAGCTAAGAATGATAAAGTCAACAGAAGCACAAAGGAAATGATTGAAAGCCCTGTAGTGTAGGATTGCAAAATCGATTCTGCCTGGAAGGAAGAAGAGTCACTTGATTGAatcacttacaatttttaaaccaagacttCATTGCTGTGCCCACAGTTTGTAGGGCCAAATTAAATTAGCAGCAGAGACAGAGGAGGTGATTCCTAATGAGTCCTGAATAGGGGAGACTATTATCCCCACTGGacagatgggaactgaagcacaggaaGACTGAGATGCAACAGCTGACACAGGAAACCCATTGTGAAGCAAGGAATCTGTCCCCTCCAATACTCCCAGTTCTTGTGGATGAGGTGGGAAGAAACAAAATCTATCTCATAAATATAAgcctgaagggaccattctgGTCACCTAGTCTGCCCTCGTGTGTAacacacaggccataggattcctgtttgaaccagggcatgtctcttttagaaaaacgtccAATCTAATCTGAGGAAATGAGCTAATAAGAGAGAGTCTCCTCCCGCCCtactcccaacacacacacaggtgtgaTCCCGTAATCTGACTCTGTGCAGAACACAGGCCCTAGATTTCATCCAGGAATTCCTGCACCAAGTCCAGAAATTTGTGGTggaactagagcatctcttttagagaccccaagggatggagaatccatcacatccctagggacctgatccaaagactaCTGAATTTGGAGGaggtctttccattaacttcagtgggctttggaccaagCCCTTGGTGAGCAGTGCGCCATGCCTCTGATGGTGTTGGAGGATTAGGAAGGTGCCCAGCATGCCAGTGGATTATTAGGTCACTGGGTCCCCCTCCGGAAGTCAGCTACAGGCAGGGGAACCCCTTTGTGTGGAGAGACAGGACTGAGAGGCTTCTTGGGGACATCCATCAATTCAGACTTCTGAATGCCTAGCTGGATCCCATCAGCGACGGTTAGGTATTTTTACAACACTGCAAGAGGAACAGTATTGCGCTCCTGATCATTAAAATCCATAGTTCTCCGGAAGACGCATACAACCCTCTGTGGGGACGAGTAGGGCCCCAGCCCTTCCAACTTGTTCCGAGAATTAGCCCCAGACAACCGTATCAAACACTGGCAACTCTGCATGCAGTCACACTCTTGGGCCACATCTTTTTTCTGAACTGCCCTTTTCATTCTTGTGTTGACCTCTGAGTGGTCCCGTGTGCTCCCCGTGTGCCTGAGTCCTGAGCCAGTGAAACCTGCACACGCCACACAATTAAGTTTAACAACAACATTTTTTCAGAGCTTCTGTTCTAACACATTTAGCTGGGATTTAAAATTCTTTAGCTTTTGTTCAGCACATGCACACCACGTTGTCACATGGCTCCTGGATTGGCTCAGTTAGTCCCAGGGCCTGGAACAGATCCAGTGTCGTTGCCACAGCACGTTTAAGCTTACAGCAGGGAGGTGGCCTGAACCAAACAACCAGCCAAATAAGGTATCATCATTGCTCTCTGCTTCTTTTAACAGGCAGCCGCTATTGCTATCATCCCTGTTGATGTCAGCCCAAAGGGGAGCCCCGAGTGCTGCAAATGCTGAATCCTGATGCAAAAATCGGAGCTATTTGCAGTTTGGTATGATATTAGCATGTGGAAATATGCATCATGAAGGACTGTCAAGGCCAGATTTCCTGGCTCAGCTATCCTGGTCAGTGAGTACATGCTAACTTGGTTTGGGAGGCAATAAACCAATTTAACCTCTTCAAGGCCTGAATCAAAAGTCTTCCCTTAGTCTCTTCTGTATGATGGAATACATGGAACGTATCCATATTATTATTTACTGTGCACCAAAAGTCCAGTCAACAATGTACAAAGCATGGGAGAACACTGACCTGCAGGAAGCTTACAACACAATCCACATTAGACATCAGCTGTTCAGTCTAAATGTAATTATCAACCAGCCTGTACATCACTATAATGCActtaaataaaatctaaaatagGGCGAACATCAAACTTCATACAGCTGATAATTTATAACttcccccctcttctctctctttatCCTCTCCCACACTTCAGGGGTCCATAGTAAAGGGCCTGGCAGAAGAGACTTGGCAAATGAGGGGTGGGTGTTCCAATATAGGGGGAGTCTTGGGGAAGGAGGACAAGACAGGAGTGAGAAGCctggaaagggagcaggaggagatgaACTGTGCAGAGCCTTCAAGATGTGGATTAAGAGATAAACTTACGACAGAAGGAAAGGGAAGTTAGCTGACAGGATTCAAGGGGAGAGAGTGAAAGAGAagctttgcagcagcatttgTAAAGGACTGAAAACAGGTAAGTTGAGAAGCTGAAGACAGAAGAAAAAAGGCTGCAGAAGTCAGAATGTGAGAGAGAGCCTGCCCCAAGGGTTTGGTGGTAGGAATAGGCAGATTTTAGAAATGTTGTATAGGCTATAACCTTGAAAAGGCATCAGATGACACAGGGACTACGGTCTCTTAAATGATGTATTTTCTCCAAATCTCTGGATTGCTTTAGAGGACAACTTGAAAAATGAGTGTCCACTACCTTGCTAGAGTGGAAATTCCTGACCTCTGTGGGGCTAACTCGCAAGCCTGAAGAGATGTGGCTCCACAGCTCAGTACTCAGGGGGCTGCCTCTTATCTGGGAATCTGAATCACATCCTTCTAAAGTTCACCAAAGATACAGGGCCACTTTGTCCACGGGAACTGAGGGGGCTGAAGCAGCTTTAACCTTGGCAAGCAGGGCTGAGGGGCTTAACAACAGCCTTTCTGGAAGCTTGGACtcaaaataatcataataataatgtaCTATGGTATATGCAGCCAGTTAAAACCACCTAAACGTTTGTTTAGTTCCCATAACCACATtacaaaaatattctgaaatgggCAAAGTGGGGCAATAAAGTAGATCCCAGAACAAAGTATGAATCtagtcaaaatgaaaaattatatgaAGGGATTAAACTATCCAGTGCACCAAGTCAGACTGTCGAGAGTCTGAGCCATGTCTTTTCTCCTACAGAAGTGCagactttggagatcatgctagtggtctcattgaaatgaatgggagtaaAATCCTATTCCCCATGAGTAAAGGTGTCAGAAGCAGGCTCAAAGTTTGGTTTTCATGTCAACTCTTTACCCCCCAAAACAAACTGTAGCCAGTTTCTAATAGAATGTTTgcttttcagagtggagagaggttAATAGTAGGGTGCCCCACAGTTTAGCACTGGGACCAGCATTACTAAGCCTGCTTACTAAGAgggatattttcaaaggcacaagagGCAGCAACTCCCTGGTGGGCCCCATTTGTACCTTGGGAagtctcccctcaccccccaaagcTTTGGAAGAAGTAGACAGTGAGCTGGTGACGCTGTTTTGGTTAGTAAAATGAGAACAGAGAAATTCTACATGACTTGAACACACTGAATGATTGGGCACCATGATGAAAGATTAACTTCAGTCTAAGTACATTGACAAAAATAGTCTAAACTTCTCATTTGCTGATGGGCTCTGATCTCTTACTAAAAATAGCTCCcgagggcagggactgtctttgttttgCTTGTTCATACAGAGTCTACcacacaacagggccctgacaGGGGCCTCCATGTGCTGCAGTTCACCAAAACGTGAACTATTTAGCATAGAATAGAAAAGAGGTTCCTGCTAtagggaaagaaaatattaattgAGCAGCCCAAGTCTTTAGAAACACTGGCTATCTCCATGTAGTTAGATTCTATAGCAAAGCAATGATGTCCCAGTGCTTACATACACCCTCCTGGGTGCCAAATAATTCTCCAAGCACTGAGTTTAATTAAAAAGCACTCCGCTTGTGAGTTCTCACACTTACCTGACATCGTTACCGCCATGGGCAAAAGATCCAAAGCAGGCCGTTAGgatctggagaaagtgaaaaagtaGGTGGACCTGAGATGTGtccttctcctccttttcctcttctACAGAATCTTCTGGGAGTTGGTTAGGATCTGCTAGGTCCGATGCCAACTTCATTTCCACACCACCTTCGTCTGCCTCGATCTCTGCCTCAGCTACAGCATTGCAGTAGCTGGAGTAGCTATCATAGCGAACTCTCTTTTTAGAATAGGCCACTGTGTCTCCCACCAACTTTTCACTGTCTTCTGGGGTTGATGGATCAACTGCCTTGAAGGATGCATGTACTGGCATTCCACAGATGGCAGCTGTGTAACAAGTGTAGCTGTTGTTGCGACGCAGTATCTTGTAATTGTTTTCTTGTGAGGGCCTATCGTTGTTTGCCCTGTCCAGATGTATTTTGTGTAACAAGTCTTTGTACAATCCTGAGTCTTTATGCACAGTGTGATACACCTGGCCATCACTCCTCACATGGCTGCTATCAACATTATAAGTGCCATTGGAAACAGGAGATTTCATGGTGGTTTGTGTCATAGAAAAAGCCCTTCCTGTAAAGACAGACGGTGAGATTTTATTTCTATCATATGAAATATGAAAGTTCTATGCTTAGCAAGACACCAAAACAATGTGTAAATGGCTGAAGGGACAGTCATCTGCAGGCTATGATACAGAAGTTCATCTCGGATACATGAATGCATTGTTCAATTTCAAACCAAACATGGTTAACTTTTAAGGGAATGTCTACAGTTGGGAGTATGGATGgttttatggttaaggcactaaTCTGTGCCTCAGTACATCTTTGCTCAAGTCCCAGATCTCCCACagatctgctgtgtgactttgggcaagtgcCTTAGACTGGAATTTGGGTGCATAACACAAGGCAACTTTTAAAATTCGACCCATAATCTCTCTATCTCAATTACCCATTTCTAAAATGGTAGTAAATACTTCTTTCCTACTCGCCTTTGTttggcttgtctatttagattgtaagcattcCTGGACAGGAACAGTCCTCTGACTATGGGTTTCTTCAGAGTAAGGGGgaaattttcaagagtgcctaggTGATTTAGAAACCTaactcccatttttaaaagtgcctaagtcacttttgaaaatggagatttaggtgtgtttgaaaattttacactaaataaataatacagtgcCATGCGACTTTACTGGTAGTCAGTCATCGGATTTTGGGAGCACTGATTGTACAGACTCCATAAACTGAACCCCAAAGCTTATGAATAAAAGCATATTACTGTGGGCACTCtacaaatattacaaataaaGTTGTTAATGTTGCTCAGTTAaaatttagaaatggaaaagttaaAGTTGCTAAAGGAATTTTAATAAACATATTGAATATTTTTTACTTCTATTAACATAATAAACATAGTGACACATAGCTATTTTTATCTATATCGTATGCTTGTCTACACATGTTTATATTAAATGTGGATTACAGGATTCACAGAGTGGCTAAGTTAACATTGCTGAAGACACCTTAACTTGTCCATTTCTGAACTTTGAGGATTTTAACTATTCAACATTAAAATattgctgttttattttaaaaaggtctgTAGTGGTAGTATACATTTATGGAGataatacatctctaccctgatataacacgacccgatataacacaaattcggatataagtcggtaaagcagtgctccggggggggggtgggggggggttggggggaagaggggctgcacactctggtggatcaaagcaagttcgatataacgtggtttcacctataacacggtaagatttttggctcccgaggacagcgttatatcgaggtagaggtctATATCCAATTAGTTTGTTCTCACAAGATCAAATGGTCCTCTATTAATAGTAATTATACAGGTCAGTATAGACACTGCTTCGGTGTCAATGAGAAAGAAAAACTCCCAGCTGACTAGCTAATAGGGACCACTCAGCCAAATGTGCCTCTTAATTGTGAAAAACTGCATTTACTTATATGCACTTAGGCCATAACCATGCCAACTGCATGGACAAACCCTTGCATCCATGTAGAGCCCCATCCAAATCAATGTGGCTGTGTGTGAGCACAAGGATCCAGCTACACAAACcagcttgcagaatcagggcttcaAACGAGAGCTTTATTACATGCACAGATACTTTCTGTATGTGTGGACCTGTAAGTGTGATTCTTCTAGTGGATATACTCCAAACGGTCATAAATTTGTAAACTCAAGCCCAACATTTTCCCAAACTAGCTAGAACAGCATACTCTGAATTTCCATGCTAAATTTGAACTTTCGTTCTCTCTGCCTTCTAAAATGTGGTTTTAAGAATAGGAAATAAGTATTATTAGGAAtagaagaatttcctttttcaGCTGTATATAAAACTCAAATACTGCCAAACAACATttcctctgtttgttttttaaatcatctttggAAAACTTACCTcaaaaaaagagaatattttcacTAAGTTGTGAGCAAGCCAAAAAATAGCTAACATGAACTGCTGTAGGAAAACACACAAGTGGATACATAATGAGAGGAAGGGTTTGTAAGAAATTTTAAGTTACAAAGAAAGTTATACTTAATATAGATGGATGTAACACGTGCCCACGACAAAGATACCCCATCAACATAATGGAAAGACAAGACAGTTCATGTTTCCTTACCATATGGCACACGGGGATGGTTTCCATTTGCTATGCTGCTATCTGACACTCCGGCAGCTTCTGTTATTGGGCCAGTGAGGGGAACTGTGCTCTCATCAGTTGCTTTGACTCCAGGAAGCTCTTTAAAAACAGGTGTCTCCTCCTCTTGAATTTTATCAAGACTTTCATCCGATATCCTTGACAACGCGGCTTCTTTCTTTAACCGGCCTAAAGAAATGCCAGGATTATAATTCTAAACGAATCTTTTATAGGATGGTTACGGTTATTCAAACTTATCTATGCTACTGCTGGTATTCCTAACAAAATGCCAgtatcattaaaaatataaacttgAATACAGCAACTTGAGTGGTTTGGTTTCTGTTTTGTTAATTAATCTAGACATACATTCTTTCATGGGAATTTATTACTAGCATATTTATCTTCATTAGCCTCTCTGAGAGCCATGAAAATGCCTTGTGCCTATCTACATGTTCACTAGGTGATGTTATTGAAGTCCTCCAATTTACTAATGCAATCTGaaactttctatttttttaaactctgcaaCCCTGTTCAGCGGTCATCGCAAGGTAGTTTTGTTTTAAGTTAAAAACCTATTGTAAAACAAAAAGCCTTGATTAGTTTAACTTTAcagtaaaataaaagaaatggttTAAATACAGTCATTATGCAagtcctttttctttcctttaacacctatattttaaaacctaaaataaatatattcaagTTCACAAGGGATTTTAAACCACTAGCATTTTGTCTACTAAATACTTACTTGCTATTTTTCTCTTCATCCATGGACACACAAAAATCCACACTAGAACAGCAAATACTATAGCTATACCAAATGATGTTAGGACTATTATCCATATAGGAAGTACCAGTCCTAGCACTgtgaagagaaaagaagaagaaagttaAAGGTTAATGTGCAAAAATGTCAGTTCCTTAAAATATTACAACTTCAGGACTAAAGATAACACACTGCCTACTTCTGCTGCACCCGTAACAAAACTGAACCCCACATCTTGGTAGCTAATAAGCTCTTTCAGCAGGGCTGGAGTTCTGTTTTGATGCAGCAAGCCTGTACCAGGGAAGGGATAAAGCTTTTGAAAAGGGTCAGTTTGACCGATTAAGACTTCAATTATggcaaaaatgaaatttcactTATTTGGCAAATGCCATACACTGAGGTCAAGAATGAACTATGTATGGTTAGAAAGTTAACGTTTGAAATGGATTTACAAACTATACTGAAAGCAAATGCATTGGAAGAGGAATTTCACTTGAGAATATTCAGCACAACTCCTTTATTTACACTGactaaaagaataaagaaaagccTCTTAAAATATAGGCTTGAGTGttacagattctca
This genomic interval carries:
- the SLC20A2 gene encoding sodium-dependent phosphate transporter 2 isoform X3, which produces MAMDEYLWMVIVGFIVAFVLAFSVGANDVANSFGTAVGSGVVTLRQACILASVFETAGSVLLGAKVGETIRKGIIDVNLYNSTVDLLMAGEVSAMVGSAVWQLIASFLKLPVSGTHCIVGATIGFSLVAIGTQGVQWMQLVKIVASWFISPLLSGLMSGLLFLLIRFLILKKEDPVPNGLRALPAFYAATVAINVFSVMYAGAPVLGLVLPIWIIVLTSFGIAIVFAVLVWIFVCPWMKRKIASRLKKEAALSRISDESLDKIQEEETPVFKELPGVKATDESTVPLTGPITEAAGVSDSSIANGNHPRVPYGRAFSMTQTTMKSPVSNGTYNVDSSHVRSDGQVYHTVHKDSGLYKDLLHKIHLDRANNDRPSQENNYKILRRNNSYTCYTAAICGMPVHASFKAVDPSTPEDSEKLVGDTVAYSKKRVRYDSYSSYCNAVAEAEIEADEGGVEMKLASDLADPNQLPEDSVEEEKEEKDTSQVHLLFHFLQILTACFGSFAHGGNDVSNAIGPLVALWLIYEQGGVMQEAATPVWLLFYGGVGICVGLWVWGRRVIQTMGKDLTPITPSRLGQWWQSAGYVPRRLLTGVCSATSFWPGL